In Acidimicrobiales bacterium, the following proteins share a genomic window:
- a CDS encoding wax ester/triacylglycerol synthase domain-containing protein, with amino-acid sequence MADHRLRFETKMSEQEALMWALEQDPVLRSSFSNVTFFDRPPDVARFRSRMERAIQVLPRLRQRVSEPAGGLSSPSWVDDSLFDLDFHVRHIAVPPPGTEDQVLQLGALLSGDAFDRARPLWQFTIVEGLEGGRGAMLQRMHHTITDGEGGIRLSAMFTDIDRDATEPLGGSSAVVAAQVEGRSAMTTVRETVGDAVRGPLGVARRAVGQVGHIVTDPRGGADDAVETARSVLRQLAVTEPSHSPLWSQRSLRRHLEVLSIPLDEAKEAAHALDGTVNDLFVTGAVGGAGAYHRALGSEVDELRMAMPVSTRTDKGAGGNAFAPTRMLVPAGIVDPRERFAAVQAVLAAAKGERASGVTAQLAGLINVLPTPVITKVARQQVGTVDFTTSNVRGAPFDLFIAGARIEANYPIGPMAGTAFNLTTMSYCGRLDMGCAIDLAAIDDPALLRQCLVDAYDELLALRH; translated from the coding sequence ATGGCGGACCATCGACTGCGCTTCGAGACGAAGATGTCCGAGCAAGAAGCGCTCATGTGGGCCCTCGAGCAGGACCCCGTCCTGCGCTCCTCGTTCAGCAACGTCACCTTCTTCGACCGGCCCCCGGACGTGGCCCGGTTCCGGTCCCGGATGGAACGGGCCATCCAGGTGCTGCCGCGGCTGCGCCAGCGGGTCTCGGAGCCCGCGGGCGGGCTGAGCAGCCCGTCGTGGGTCGACGACAGCCTCTTCGACCTCGACTTCCACGTCCGGCACATCGCCGTGCCCCCGCCCGGCACCGAGGACCAGGTCCTCCAGCTGGGGGCGCTGCTGTCGGGGGACGCCTTCGACCGGGCCCGACCCCTCTGGCAGTTCACGATCGTCGAGGGCCTGGAAGGCGGCCGCGGCGCCATGCTGCAGCGGATGCACCACACGATCACCGACGGTGAAGGTGGCATCCGCCTCTCCGCCATGTTCACCGACATCGATCGCGACGCCACCGAACCGCTCGGCGGGTCCTCGGCGGTCGTGGCGGCACAGGTCGAGGGCCGCTCCGCCATGACCACCGTGCGGGAGACGGTCGGCGACGCCGTGCGAGGCCCGCTCGGCGTCGCCCGCCGAGCGGTCGGGCAGGTGGGCCACATCGTGACCGACCCGCGCGGGGGCGCCGACGACGCGGTGGAGACCGCCCGCTCGGTCCTGCGCCAGCTCGCCGTCACCGAGCCCTCCCACTCCCCGCTCTGGTCGCAGCGGTCGCTGCGACGCCACCTCGAGGTGCTCAGCATCCCCCTCGACGAGGCCAAGGAGGCGGCCCACGCCCTCGACGGGACGGTGAACGACCTCTTCGTGACGGGGGCTGTCGGCGGCGCCGGCGCCTACCACCGTGCCCTCGGGTCCGAGGTCGACGAGCTGCGGATGGCCATGCCGGTGAGCACCCGCACCGACAAGGGCGCCGGGGGCAACGCCTTCGCCCCCACCCGAATGCTGGTCCCGGCGGGGATCGTCGACCCGCGGGAGCGCTTCGCGGCCGTGCAGGCGGTCCTCGCCGCCGCCAAGGGGGAGCGAGCCTCGGGTGTGACCGCCCAGCTGGCGGGGCTCATCAACGTCCTGCCCACGCCGGTGATCACCAAGGTGGCCCGACAGCAGGTCGGCACCGTCGACTTCACGACCTCGAACGTCCGCGGGGCGCCGTTCGACCTGTTCATCGCCGGCGCCAGGATCGAGGCGAACTACCCGATCGGACCCATGGCGGGTACCGCGTTCAACCTGACCACCATGTCGTACTGCGGCCGACTCGACATGGGTTGCGCCATCGACCTGGCGGCGATCGACGACCCCGCGCTCCTGCGCCAGTGCCTGGTCGACGCCTACGACGAGCTCCTCGCCCTGCGCCACTGA
- a CDS encoding ABC transporter ATP-binding protein: protein MIAAEGLTRSFAGREVVRDVTFSVGPGEVVGFLGPNGAGKTTTMRMLLGLLEPAAGRSDVTRPVGYLPEAFTAYDTMSVRGYLRFCCRTKRLETDAVEPAMDEARVADLATRPIGRLSKGQRQRVGLAQAVLGRPPSVILDEPTIGLDPGQVVSARSLVRSLADDGAAVLVSTHLLAEAAAMCDRVVVIAAGRVVAEERPGEAGDLEARFLRLVAEAELSAP from the coding sequence GTGATCGCCGCCGAGGGCCTCACCCGCAGCTTCGCCGGGCGCGAGGTCGTCCGCGACGTCACCTTCTCGGTGGGCCCGGGCGAGGTGGTGGGGTTCCTCGGGCCCAACGGTGCCGGCAAGACCACGACCATGCGGATGCTGCTCGGCCTGCTCGAGCCGGCGGCGGGACGGTCCGACGTCACCCGCCCCGTGGGCTACCTGCCGGAGGCCTTCACCGCCTACGACACGATGAGCGTGCGGGGCTACCTGCGGTTCTGCTGCCGCACCAAGCGGCTGGAGACCGACGCGGTCGAGCCCGCCATGGACGAGGCGCGGGTAGCTGACCTCGCCACCAGGCCCATCGGTCGGTTGAGCAAGGGCCAGCGTCAGCGCGTGGGCCTGGCGCAGGCGGTGCTCGGGCGGCCTCCGTCGGTCATCCTCGACGAGCCCACCATCGGCCTCGACCCGGGGCAGGTCGTGTCCGCCCGGAGCCTCGTGCGCTCCCTCGCCGACGACGGCGCGGCGGTCCTCGTGTCGACCCACCTGCTGGCCGAGGCGGCGGCGATGTGCGACCGCGTGGTGGTCATCGCCGCCGGCCGCGTGGTGGCCGAGGAGCGACCGGGTGAGGCGGGCGACCTCGAGGCACGCTTCCTCCGCCTCGTGGCCGAGGCCGAGCTGTCGGCGCCGTGA
- a CDS encoding ABC transporter permease subunit, which translates to MTGTILRKDLATLWASPLPYLTGAAFHAVLAVLVVDQLQGRGQAVVQPLFPIAGFLLLLVVPLLTMRAFAEEARSGTLDLLLVAPVPGSALAAGKWLAAWLSTLVVVAPAATYVVLIALWGEPDLGPAVAGFVGLALLAAAVAGIGVLASALTTSQPVAAMVTVFGVLVLWFADRGDAALSAGSTLARVSLSERFRLFAGGAIGAADAAWFLAVGVGAVVLAAAAVGMRRSPGSGR; encoded by the coding sequence GTGACCGGCACCATCTTGCGAAAGGACCTCGCGACCCTGTGGGCGTCGCCGCTGCCGTACCTGACGGGGGCCGCCTTCCATGCCGTGCTCGCCGTGCTGGTCGTCGACCAGCTCCAGGGTCGCGGTCAGGCGGTGGTCCAGCCGCTGTTCCCCATCGCCGGGTTCCTCCTGCTGCTGGTGGTGCCGCTGCTCACCATGCGCGCCTTCGCCGAGGAGGCGCGCTCCGGCACCCTCGACCTCCTCCTCGTCGCACCGGTACCCGGCTCCGCGCTGGCAGCGGGGAAGTGGCTGGCGGCGTGGCTCTCGACCTTGGTCGTGGTGGCACCGGCGGCCACCTACGTCGTCCTCATCGCCCTGTGGGGTGAGCCCGACCTGGGCCCGGCCGTCGCCGGCTTCGTGGGCCTGGCGCTGCTCGCCGCCGCGGTGGCGGGCATCGGGGTCCTGGCGTCGGCGCTGACCACCTCGCAGCCCGTCGCCGCCATGGTGACGGTCTTCGGTGTCCTCGTCCTGTGGTTCGCCGACCGTGGCGACGCCGCGCTGTCGGCCGGGTCGACCCTTGCGCGGGTGTCGCTCAGCGAGCGGTTCCGGCTCTTTGCCGGGGGTGCCATCGGCGCGGCCGACGCTGCATGGTTCCTCGCCGTCGGGGTGGGGGCTGTGGTGCTGGCCGCCGCCGCTGTCGGGATGCGGCGCTCGCCGGGCTCCGGCCGGTGA
- a CDS encoding nuclear transport factor 2 family protein, producing MSDHDAVLTANRSFYEAFEAADLDAMSEVWEHSERSTCTHPGWVTLRGWSSISASFFALFQGGRGMQFILTGEQVEQTGDVAWVSLDENLLDARVGGTMAALNLFVRDEERWRMVVHHASPVAASAADAGTE from the coding sequence ATCAGCGACCACGACGCCGTCCTCACCGCCAACCGGTCCTTCTACGAGGCATTCGAGGCGGCCGACCTCGACGCAATGTCCGAGGTCTGGGAGCACTCCGAGCGCTCGACCTGCACCCACCCTGGGTGGGTCACCCTCCGAGGGTGGTCGTCGATCTCGGCGTCGTTCTTCGCACTGTTCCAGGGCGGGCGGGGCATGCAGTTCATCCTCACCGGGGAGCAGGTGGAGCAGACCGGCGACGTGGCCTGGGTGTCGCTCGACGAGAACCTCCTCGACGCTCGCGTCGGTGGCACCATGGCTGCCCTCAACCTCTTCGTGCGAGACGAGGAGAGGTGGCGGATGGTCGTCCACCATGCCTCGCCGGTGGCGGCCTCGGCGGCAGACGCCGGCACGGAGTAA
- a CDS encoding ATP-binding cassette domain-containing protein: MVARKKATPVPPPPEPRSDAPAILRCDGITVRFGGLAALDGVDLEVREGEIVGLIGPNGAGKTTLMECISGFQRVTQGTVRYRDEDLLARPPGTRADLGIGRTLQNVRLFPYLTVVDNVRVALHRHHRVGTMSQAFRLPSARDEERTVLEKAQGIVELVGMQAFAEKFASELSYGTLRLLELACMLALEPTFLLLDEPASGISQKETEALGPLLLDIKRTMGATILMIEHDMPLVMGLADWIYCLDAGQNLSEGRPATVQADSAVLEAYLGTPTEQQRTAAPTIREVDEEAEVLLEIEGLDVFYDKVQVLYGVDIQVRRGERVALLGTNGAGKSTVLKAASGLVSPTAGTIRWKGEDISTIPAEQLVRRGLGHVPGGRGLFPTLTVAENLRMGGYIYPNEKQIDAEVERVTSYFPWIADRAGQPAGTLSGGEQQQLATARALMTRPELLMIDELSLGLAPLVIERLMETVQRMVEDEGLTVVIVEQQASFALGYTDRAYFMEKGEVRYDGPSAGLSERGDLLRSVFLAGATAGFADAAAGGA, translated from the coding sequence ATGGTGGCGCGGAAGAAGGCGACGCCGGTCCCGCCTCCTCCTGAACCCCGCTCCGATGCTCCGGCGATCCTTCGATGCGACGGCATCACCGTCCGCTTCGGCGGCCTCGCGGCACTCGATGGCGTCGACCTCGAGGTCCGCGAGGGTGAGATCGTCGGGCTCATCGGCCCCAACGGCGCAGGCAAGACGACGCTCATGGAGTGCATCTCGGGCTTCCAGCGGGTCACGCAGGGCACCGTCCGCTACCGCGACGAGGACCTCCTCGCTCGGCCCCCCGGCACGCGGGCCGACCTGGGCATCGGGCGAACGCTCCAGAACGTCCGGCTCTTCCCGTACCTCACCGTCGTCGACAACGTGCGCGTGGCCCTTCACCGTCACCACCGCGTCGGCACCATGTCCCAGGCGTTCCGACTGCCGTCGGCGCGCGACGAGGAGCGCACCGTCCTCGAGAAGGCCCAGGGCATCGTCGAGCTGGTGGGCATGCAGGCATTCGCCGAGAAGTTCGCCTCCGAGCTCAGCTACGGCACGCTCCGACTGCTGGAGCTGGCCTGCATGCTCGCGCTGGAGCCGACCTTCCTCCTGCTCGACGAGCCCGCGTCCGGCATCAGCCAGAAGGAGACGGAGGCGCTCGGACCCTTGCTCCTCGACATCAAGCGCACGATGGGCGCCACGATCTTGATGATCGAGCACGACATGCCGCTGGTGATGGGCCTCGCCGACTGGATCTACTGCCTCGATGCGGGTCAGAACCTCAGCGAGGGTCGGCCCGCGACCGTGCAGGCCGACTCGGCGGTGCTCGAGGCATATCTCGGCACTCCCACCGAGCAGCAGCGCACGGCTGCACCGACGATCCGAGAGGTCGACGAGGAGGCGGAGGTGCTCCTCGAGATCGAGGGCCTCGACGTCTTCTACGACAAGGTGCAGGTGCTCTACGGCGTCGATATCCAGGTGCGCCGAGGCGAGCGCGTTGCCCTGCTCGGCACCAACGGCGCCGGCAAGTCGACCGTCCTCAAGGCGGCCTCCGGCCTCGTGTCGCCGACCGCAGGCACGATCCGGTGGAAGGGCGAGGACATCAGCACCATCCCCGCGGAGCAGCTCGTGCGGCGGGGGCTCGGCCATGTGCCGGGCGGCCGGGGTCTGTTCCCCACGCTCACCGTCGCCGAGAACCTCCGCATGGGGGGCTACATCTACCCGAACGAGAAGCAGATCGACGCCGAGGTCGAGCGCGTCACCTCCTACTTCCCGTGGATCGCCGACCGCGCCGGCCAGCCCGCCGGCACCCTCTCGGGCGGCGAGCAGCAACAGCTCGCCACAGCCCGGGCGCTCATGACGCGCCCGGAGCTCCTGATGATCGACGAGCTCTCCCTCGGCCTGGCGCCGCTCGTGATCGAGCGGCTGATGGAGACGGTGCAGCGCATGGTCGAGGACGAGGGGCTGACCGTGGTCATCGTCGAGCAGCAGGCCAGCTTCGCCCTCGGCTACACCGACCGGGCCTACTTCATGGAGAAGGGCGAGGTCCGCTACGACGGCCCGTCGGCGGGGCTCAGCGAGCGCGGCGACCTTCTGCGATCCGTCTTCCTCGCCGGCGCCACCGCCGGGTTCGCCGACGCAGCCGCAGGAGGCGCGTAG
- a CDS encoding ABC transporter permease produces MEQLFSYIVLGLSRGLIYGILALGLVLIYKGTRVLNLAQPFFGLLGAFVTWWFTARAAFLPFEESTRPRFVVAFLLTLVLVGLNGWALERALFRRLRRAPRLVTLVATLAIGQGVVGIVLILFERNQEQAETLRIIPTVVRSFIGLGDVNVTGGDIQVLVLVPLIGAALAVFFKVSRFGVAIRAAAENGESARLLGISVDRVAGFTWVVGLVLAAVAGVLLAANQGSLATTTLSTGFLVRALAAALIGGLTSLPGALVGGLVVGIGEAVISGYFRSTIGAADAVFFVAVVAMLALRPQGIFGQREETEDKVAFVPTMRDLPARLRESPFAAAIGWTGIATMTAFAVAVSMVTGSATNDTLVMVVITAMVGVSLTVLMGYTGQISLGHWALVGVGAYAAANLFTRFHVPFLLTVPLVIVIGMAVSLVIGLPALRIKGLYLAVVTLTFSYAAELFLFKSELVGGAQTGRPMEAPKLGPFDLDDPSNRPLFFFGLVLLLASMWVVRNLATSQTGRSFYALRENEKAAATLGVSLVRARLLAFAVSGGIASLAGLVFAVRVGNVNATDFPTEISLVLVLMVMIGGLGAIQGSFLGAFVVFGLPFLLHFDNRWIVPIGTGILAIEVIVRTRGGLAGIVQGVRHKIVAALTDLADGPGEGSPPEDDTPPPSAATIGTVDLRAAEGEPAVTSAR; encoded by the coding sequence GTGGAGCAGCTCTTCTCGTACATCGTCCTCGGCCTCAGCCGCGGGCTCATCTACGGCATCCTCGCCCTCGGCCTCGTGCTCATCTACAAGGGCACGCGCGTCCTCAACCTCGCCCAGCCGTTCTTCGGCCTCCTCGGTGCCTTTGTGACGTGGTGGTTCACGGCGCGGGCGGCCTTCCTGCCCTTCGAGGAGTCCACCCGCCCGCGGTTCGTGGTGGCATTCCTCCTCACCCTGGTGCTGGTGGGGCTCAACGGGTGGGCGCTCGAGCGGGCCCTGTTCCGCCGGCTCCGGCGTGCCCCCCGCTTGGTGACCTTGGTGGCCACCCTGGCCATTGGGCAGGGTGTGGTCGGCATCGTGCTCATCCTCTTCGAGCGGAACCAGGAGCAGGCCGAGACGCTGCGCATCATCCCCACCGTCGTGCGGTCGTTCATCGGGCTGGGCGACGTCAACGTCACCGGGGGCGACATCCAGGTGCTCGTCCTCGTCCCGCTCATCGGTGCCGCGCTGGCCGTGTTCTTCAAGGTCAGCCGGTTCGGCGTCGCCATCAGGGCCGCCGCCGAGAACGGTGAGTCGGCTCGGCTGCTCGGCATCTCGGTCGACCGGGTGGCGGGCTTCACGTGGGTCGTCGGCCTCGTCCTCGCCGCGGTGGCGGGGGTGCTGCTCGCCGCGAACCAGGGCTCGCTCGCCACCACCACCCTGTCGACCGGCTTCTTGGTGCGCGCCCTGGCGGCAGCCCTGATCGGCGGGCTCACGAGCCTGCCGGGGGCCCTTGTCGGCGGTCTTGTGGTCGGCATCGGCGAGGCGGTGATCTCCGGCTACTTCAGGTCGACCATCGGCGCCGCCGACGCCGTCTTCTTCGTCGCCGTGGTGGCCATGTTGGCCCTGCGACCCCAGGGGATCTTCGGCCAGCGGGAGGAGACGGAGGACAAGGTGGCCTTCGTGCCGACCATGCGCGACCTCCCTGCGCGGCTCCGCGAGTCGCCCTTCGCCGCTGCCATCGGGTGGACCGGCATCGCCACCATGACGGCCTTCGCCGTCGCCGTGAGCATGGTCACCGGCTCGGCCACCAACGACACCCTCGTCATGGTCGTGATCACGGCCATGGTCGGCGTGAGCCTCACCGTGCTGATGGGCTACACCGGCCAGATCTCACTCGGACACTGGGCCCTCGTCGGCGTGGGCGCCTACGCCGCAGCCAACCTCTTCACGCGGTTCCACGTGCCGTTCCTGCTCACGGTGCCCCTCGTCATCGTCATCGGCATGGCGGTGAGCCTCGTGATCGGGCTTCCCGCGCTTCGCATCAAGGGGCTCTACCTCGCGGTGGTGACCCTCACGTTCAGCTACGCCGCCGAGCTGTTCCTCTTCAAGAGTGAGCTGGTGGGCGGCGCGCAGACCGGCCGGCCCATGGAGGCGCCGAAGCTGGGCCCGTTCGACCTTGACGACCCGAGCAACCGTCCGCTCTTCTTCTTCGGCCTGGTCCTCCTGCTGGCCAGCATGTGGGTTGTCCGCAACCTGGCCACGTCGCAGACCGGTCGGAGCTTCTACGCCCTGCGCGAGAACGAGAAGGCTGCGGCGACGCTCGGCGTGTCGCTCGTGCGCGCCCGCCTGCTGGCGTTCGCCGTGTCGGGCGGCATCGCCTCCCTGGCCGGCCTGGTGTTCGCCGTGCGGGTCGGCAACGTCAACGCCACCGACTTCCCCACGGAGATCTCCCTGGTCTTGGTCCTCATGGTGATGATCGGCGGCCTCGGTGCGATCCAGGGGTCGTTCCTCGGCGCCTTCGTGGTGTTCGGGCTGCCGTTCCTGCTCCACTTCGACAACCGCTGGATCGTGCCGATCGGCACGGGGATCCTCGCCATCGAGGTGATCGTGCGCACCCGCGGCGGGCTGGCGGGCATCGTCCAAGGCGTGCGCCACAAGATCGTTGCCGCGCTCACCGACCTGGCGGATGGCCCGGGCGAGGGGTCACCTCCGGAGGACGACACCCCGCCTCCGTCGGCCGCCACGATCGGCACCGTCGACCTTCGCGCCGCGGAGGGGGAGCCGGCGGTAACCTCGGCTCGGTGA
- a CDS encoding alpha/beta hydrolase: protein MRVPSTDGVELTVHDLGGDGPPLLLCHATGFHGKVWTPMAEYLSSRFRLWSLDFRGHGMSTSPVGRGFAWEGFGDDVLAVVDALGLDHLAGIGHSKGGTALLLAEQARPGTFTSLVLYEPIVFPPDLGPPGGRGDDNPLAAGAERRREVFPSKEAAYQHYAAKPPLSVLAREALRAYVDHGFEPLGDGTVRLRCRGADEAQVYRMGGSHGAWDGLPGVSCPTTVATGGTGGTISPEVGARLAARLGAARLEVFDELGHFGPLEDPGRVARSVVAALTVAP, encoded by the coding sequence ATGCGCGTCCCCTCCACCGATGGTGTCGAGCTGACGGTCCACGACCTCGGTGGCGACGGCCCGCCGCTCCTCCTGTGCCACGCCACCGGCTTCCACGGCAAGGTCTGGACCCCCATGGCGGAGTACCTCTCCAGCCGGTTCAGGCTCTGGTCGCTCGACTTCCGCGGGCACGGGATGTCTACGTCGCCCGTGGGCCGGGGCTTCGCCTGGGAGGGCTTCGGGGACGACGTCCTCGCCGTGGTGGACGCTCTCGGGCTCGACCACCTCGCCGGCATCGGGCACTCCAAGGGCGGCACCGCCCTGCTCCTGGCAGAGCAGGCACGGCCGGGCACCTTCACCTCGCTGGTGCTCTACGAGCCCATCGTCTTCCCACCCGACCTCGGACCGCCCGGCGGCCGGGGCGACGACAACCCGCTGGCCGCCGGCGCCGAGCGACGCCGGGAGGTCTTCCCGTCCAAGGAGGCCGCCTACCAGCACTACGCGGCCAAGCCGCCGCTCTCGGTCCTCGCCCGGGAGGCGCTGCGCGCCTATGTCGACCACGGCTTCGAGCCCCTCGGGGACGGCACGGTGCGCCTCCGCTGCCGCGGGGCCGACGAGGCCCAGGTGTACCGGATGGGTGGCTCCCACGGCGCCTGGGACGGCCTCCCGGGCGTCTCCTGCCCCACCACCGTCGCCACCGGCGGGACGGGCGGCACCATCAGCCCGGAGGTCGGCGCCCGCCTCGCCGCGCGGCTCGGGGCCGCGCGGCTCGAGGTCTTCGACGAGCTCGGCCACTTCGGCCCGCTGGAAGACCCCGGCCGGGTCGCCCGCTCGGTCGTCGCCGCCCTGACGGTGGCGCCATGA
- a CDS encoding ABC transporter substrate-binding protein: MSSILEQARTLRGQQGARTALALGVASVWLVLLGVVGVIAVSGDDDGTTVDAGDLVAGPRSGTDDDPDAPGTVPGLGEVGDDDGDPTGPGDPDAPAPGSAPAPELGGGTGGTGGTGGTGGTGGGGGTGGGGSAPAPQPQSAGDRTGVSDSEIKVGVHAPITFSGVPLGLADDPIKGVRTYAKFINDNGGIHGRKIVLDIQDDRFESEGARNAAQTLINDNKNFMVSGTLGIDQVAIVAAEAAKRGVPYTAAGGNENNPIPGMYQLAANYTTHALQLADFMAKDDKYKDLRVGILVSDSQFIKPVAADFKRRLEANGMVVSTTVANQKPAENPDYNGYILEFRSSDTEVVVPLTDPLTTQQIVQRCAAGAACGWTYSFSNFAHDSDTAAALMTPKWAQDGVRGLSSGCYYMAPEVEGPNCGRMKTAREQWIAAHGEKDWVDNGSGGASGYQIVSFIKGALTAPGSDLTRERFWGAWNSYSGYDDLVSGPITFVGSTNTMKGANQMTVLEVQSNNKFKMITPGLVDGF; this comes from the coding sequence GTGAGCAGCATCCTCGAACAGGCACGCACCCTGCGGGGCCAACAGGGTGCCCGCACGGCACTGGCGCTCGGAGTGGCGTCGGTGTGGCTGGTGCTCCTCGGCGTGGTGGGGGTCATCGCCGTCTCCGGTGACGACGACGGCACCACCGTCGACGCCGGCGACCTGGTGGCAGGACCCCGCTCGGGCACCGACGACGACCCGGATGCGCCCGGCACCGTCCCGGGACTGGGAGAAGTGGGCGACGACGACGGCGATCCCACCGGACCGGGCGACCCTGACGCCCCAGCGCCGGGGAGCGCACCTGCGCCCGAGCTCGGCGGCGGCACCGGCGGCACCGGTGGCACCGGCGGCACTGGTGGCACGGGCGGCGGCGGTGGCACGGGCGGCGGCGGGTCTGCCCCCGCACCCCAGCCCCAGTCGGCGGGCGACCGCACCGGGGTGAGCGACTCCGAGATCAAGGTCGGCGTCCACGCTCCGATCACCTTCAGCGGCGTGCCGCTTGGCCTCGCCGACGACCCCATCAAGGGCGTCAGGACCTACGCCAAGTTCATCAACGACAACGGCGGCATCCACGGCCGCAAGATCGTCCTCGACATCCAGGACGACCGCTTCGAATCCGAGGGCGCCCGCAACGCCGCCCAGACCCTGATCAACGACAACAAGAACTTCATGGTGAGCGGGACCCTCGGCATCGACCAGGTCGCCATCGTGGCGGCCGAGGCGGCCAAGCGCGGTGTCCCTTACACCGCAGCCGGCGGCAACGAGAACAACCCCATCCCGGGCATGTACCAGCTCGCCGCCAACTACACCACCCACGCGCTCCAGCTGGCCGACTTCATGGCCAAGGACGACAAGTACAAGGACCTGCGGGTCGGCATCCTCGTGTCCGACTCGCAGTTCATCAAGCCCGTCGCCGCCGACTTCAAGCGCCGGCTGGAGGCAAACGGCATGGTGGTGTCGACCACCGTTGCGAACCAGAAGCCTGCTGAGAACCCCGACTACAACGGCTACATCCTGGAGTTCCGGAGCAGCGACACCGAGGTGGTGGTCCCCCTCACCGACCCCCTCACGACCCAGCAGATCGTGCAGCGCTGCGCCGCCGGGGCGGCATGCGGGTGGACGTACTCGTTCTCCAACTTCGCCCACGACAGCGACACGGCGGCGGCCCTCATGACGCCGAAGTGGGCGCAGGATGGGGTCCGGGGGCTGTCGAGCGGCTGCTACTACATGGCACCCGAGGTCGAGGGACCGAACTGCGGGAGGATGAAGACCGCTCGTGAGCAGTGGATCGCCGCCCACGGCGAGAAGGACTGGGTCGATAACGGCAGCGGCGGGGCGTCGGGCTACCAGATCGTCTCGTTCATCAAGGGCGCCCTCACCGCTCCCGGCTCGGACCTCACGAGGGAGCGGTTCTGGGGAGCCTGGAACTCCTACAGCGGCTACGACGACCTCGTCAGCGGTCCCATCACCTTCGTTGGATCCACGAACACCATGAAAGGGGCCAACCAGATGACCGTGCTCGAGGTGCAGTCCAACAACAAGTTCAAGATGATCACGCCCGGCCTGGTGGACGGCTTCTGA
- a CDS encoding phosphatase PAP2 family protein, with amino-acid sequence MSEAARKRAVEALGGTPPDVSRPPTSPVRQVLPAAVSRRVGDFDRALEATSSRLRGRPVADRIFYSASALGDFSLVWHLVATGRALRSERDEREAVRLVTALAVESVVVNGLVKSLFRRERPSVEDPRPHRLRRPRSSSFPSGHATSAFMAATILSEGGRRRSAPAWYALAAVVAASRVHVRIHHGSDVAAGAVIGIGIGQLVRRLWPLR; translated from the coding sequence ATGAGCGAAGCGGCACGAAAGCGGGCGGTCGAGGCCCTCGGGGGGACACCGCCCGACGTCAGTCGCCCCCCTACCAGCCCCGTCCGCCAGGTCCTGCCGGCGGCGGTCAGCCGCCGAGTGGGCGACTTCGACCGCGCCCTCGAGGCGACGTCGAGCCGCCTGCGGGGCCGCCCTGTCGCCGACCGGATCTTCTACTCCGCCTCGGCGCTCGGCGACTTCAGCCTGGTCTGGCACCTGGTCGCCACGGGCCGGGCGCTGCGGTCCGAGCGCGACGAGCGGGAGGCGGTCCGCCTCGTCACCGCCCTGGCCGTGGAGTCGGTGGTCGTCAATGGCCTGGTGAAGTCGCTCTTCCGCCGGGAGCGCCCCAGCGTCGAGGACCCGCGGCCCCACCGGCTCCGCCGACCCCGCTCGTCCAGCTTCCCCAGCGGCCACGCCACCTCCGCCTTCATGGCCGCCACGATCCTGTCCGAGGGCGGCCGGCGCCGCTCGGCTCCGGCCTGGTACGCGCTTGCCGCCGTGGTGGCGGCCAGCCGGGTGCACGTGCGGATCCACCATGGCTCCGACGTCGCCGCCGGGGCGGTGATCGGCATCGGGATCGGCCAGCTGGTCCGCCGGCTCTGGCCCCTCCGCTGA